The DNA window CTGTTGCCATTTTTAGAAATCAAGATTGTTGGAAGAAGAGAATTCCTATCTCAAATGGGAGGATTGATCCGGGCGTTGGAGGAAAGGCCCTAATTAAAGTTCGGAGAGACAACTCCACTTCAAGTTTAAACAAGAATGATAACTCAACTTTGATCCTCATTGGATCAGTATTCTTAGGAAGCTCTGGCTTTTTAAATCTTCTCTTACTGATAGCAGCAGTTCTTATGTTCCTTAACCGCCGTAGTCAACAAAGATCAAAGATAGTTGAGCCAACCTCGCTCCAAGTCACGTTTGCTATGAATCCGAGAAGTTTCAGTTACAACGAGCTAGACGTCGCAACTGGAGGTTTCAAAGAAGAACTGGGCAGTGGTTCTTTTGGAACTGTCTATAAAGGGGCTATAGAATCCGAAGATACAAAACTTATCGCGGTGAAGAAGTTAAAAGAAGTGGCGACGCAAGGTGACAAGGAATTTGAAGCAGAAGTGAATATTATAGGAGGAACGAATCACAAAAATCTAGTCAAACTTGTAGGATTCTGTAACGAAAACAAACACCGACAACTAGTGTATGAATACATGAGCAATGGCAGTTTGGCTAGTTTCTTATTTGGCAATTCAAGGCGTAACTGGTATAAAAGAAGGCAAATAGCTTTTGGAATAGCAAGAGGTCTCTCATACCTCCACGAAGAATGCCGCTCGCAGATCATACACTGCGATATCAAGCCACAAAACGTCCTTCTAGACGAAACTTTTACCGCAAGAATATCAGATTTTGGACTAGCCAAGCTTTTGAAGACGGACCAGTCTCAAACTACGACAGCAATCAGAGGAACAAAAGGATTTGTGGCACCCGAATGGTTCAAGAACATGCCGATTACATCCAAAGTAGACGTGTACAGCTTCGGCATTCTGCTGCTGGAGCTGATATGCTGCAAAAGAAACTTTCAGATTGATGCTGAAGGGAAAAATCCAGTAATACTGGCTGACTGGGCTTACGATAGCTATAAAGACGGCAATGTGCATACGCTAGTGGAAGACGAGGAGGAGGCTGTGAATGACATAAAGAGAGTAGAAAGGTTTGTGATGGTGGCGATATGGTGCATTCAGGACAATCCGTCTTTACGACCCGCGATGAACAAGGTGATTCATATGCTTGAAGGTGCTGTTCAAGTCTCTGTCCCTCCAGACCCAACCTCATTTTTCAGCACTAGTCTAGAACTATAAACTAAATGCCATTTCTTCAGCTCTTGTGAAATGGAATGGTTGATAGCAGCAACCAAGCATCTGTGTGAGTTTACATTATTAGTAATATTGTACAAAATCttgttaatttaattgataGTTTTGATCATAAGTGTTGTGAATTcatcaattaatttatataaagcTTGTTGGTTTTAGGGGTGTTCATATGATTGGTTAAACTGAATTAACCGGTTTAATCGATTTATTTTACTTAAGTTCGGTGAAAGTTTTTTGGTTAATTCAATTAGTTCAGTTACTTAAGCTcggtaattaaaaaaaaattcaattcagTTATGATTTAAATCGATTTTTATTGGTTTACCTAAATTTACTGCATAAGTCAGtcctttctttttatattttttaattttggttaatttggtttaaattaacaatttgatcgGTTCTTGATTGATGCAAGTAATTATAAATCTAACTCATCAAGTAATTATTAACCAAATAATAATTTCTGAAACGAATTATAATTTACTCCTTTTGTAATAATAAACTAATGATTCTTTCTTCTTGGCTTTGGCTACAATTTAACATAATGATAGTTGTTTTATGGACAAAAACACACATAGAATTTTCATTTAATGTAATTATTGGCGGATCTAGGATTTTTTTTCGTTCtgatctaatttttaatttatctctAATTTTTCGACACTCCGGACTTTTTTTTCATTGATGAATTATTATCATATCACATCTCAGAATAACTTATGAACAAGTTGTCAAAGTTATAACTGTGGACTGTGGAGTTTATCTTtatgtttgaaatatttgagcTGTCAtccttaaaaataaatatgtcaaaatatTTTTGATTCAGACTTATATCAGCctttaagtataaaataaagGTCTGATCTAATAAAGTTCATGTATCTAATTAATCACGTTATGTTAATTTAAAGACATATGATACACTGGGACAACtacataatattatattttatttacttgtacgattaaattataaacaaggtatttaattacatataattaagtATTATAGAACCGACGTTTATTTTTTCTGTATTTTAATTGACTTTTCTCatttttgtttaataatgtACTATTGAGTAAATCTGTATTTATGGtcccttaatttattttaaaaatttgtaaaaatagcattttattctcaaaattttcattaaaaatgcATAACAGCTATAAAAATTTCACCAAATTAGTAGTAGATTCAATATTAGCAGTTTAAGTAGGggccaaaaaaaaaagaaattaaataatgaTGGGGCGAGGAGTAAGGACCAAGTCAAAAACAAAGCATTCAGTGACTGACCAAAGTTAGGGAAAAGATTCTTATGACTTTAAGAGGGCAAGCTTAGTTTGGTAGAAAAGATTTTACTAGAGATTTCAAGTAAAATTATATTACTGGTATTTGAACTTTTGCTAATATGCTATTTTGgtcctaaattttaattttatttagattagtatttcaattttttttctaaaaattgtTTTCGATCATGATTCATTTTTACTTAAATGTCTGCATCGTATATAGACTTGTACATGAGTCTCGAACCAAGCTTGAACAATTAATTTTTGTCTCAAATTTAAACCCACAATAAGTTCTGTTTATAGGTAAGCTCAgacttttattattatatatttttcatgtaaAAATTCCGGTGCAAACTATATAAATAAAGTATACAAGCCGAGCTTCGTTAGTCTACATAAAATTTACATCGGTTAGGTCTGAACTGCCTAAATTCAAGTTGAATCTGCCAAAATCAACCCATGAACAAGTCTAATCTTATTGCAATTAAACCAGTAAACCATATCAGCAATGTCTTTTTGAGAAACGgttttttgattggttttatgATCGAAAAATGACTAACAAATACTCATTCGACAtacttcctaaaagttaaaatactaatttaaacaaa is part of the Mercurialis annua linkage group LG3, ddMerAnnu1.2, whole genome shotgun sequence genome and encodes:
- the LOC126673808 gene encoding G-type lectin S-receptor-like serine/threonine-protein kinase LECRK3 isoform X3; translation: MLGAVKLSARLCPECLAIAFMLNQNDNAFWLSPSGDFAFGFQRVDTGYLLAIWFHKIPERTIVWSANRNNLVEIGSKVQLTRDGRLVLNDQSNRLIWNANSVAGVSYAAMLDTGNFVLADQDSVTLWGSFDEPTDTILPTQTMDQGSELIARYSERNYSNGRFKFSLQTDGNLLLYTTIYPFDTTNAPYWSTQSSIGSGFQVIFNQSGYVFLVARNGSILNYVFSNAASTRDFYQRATIDLDGPFRHYVYPKNASSSAGKWPSSWTILSFIPGNICTRIEGNTGSGACGFNSYCELGDDQRPNCRCPPGYSFLDPNDKSKGCKQGFVAQNCDAASQETESFDLVEMPNTDWPLSDYESFNPVSEDWCREACLSDCYCSVAIFRNQDCWKKRIPISNGRIDPGVGGKALIKVRRDNSTSSLNKNDNSTLILIGSVFLGSSGFLNLLLLIAAVLMFLNRRSQQRSKIVEPTSLQVTFAMNPRSFSYNELDVATGGFKEELGSGSFGTVYKGAIESEDTKLIAVKKLKEVATQGDKEFEAEVNIIGGTNHKNLVKLVGFCNENKHRQLVYEYMSNGSLASFLFGNSRRNWYKRRQIAFGIARGLSYLHEECRSQIIHCDIKPQNVLLDETFTARISDFGLAKLLKTDQSQTTTAIRGTKGFVAPEWFKNMPITSKVDVYSFGILLLELICCKRNFQIDAEGKNPVILADWAYDSYKDGNVHTLVEDEEEAVNDIKRVERFVMVAIWCIQDNPSLRPAMNKVIHMLEGAVQVSVPPDPTSFFSTSLEL
- the LOC126673808 gene encoding G-type lectin S-receptor-like serine/threonine-protein kinase LECRK3 isoform X5, with the translated sequence MLDTGNFVLADQDSVTLWGSFDEPTDTILPTQTMDQGSELIARYSERNYSNGRFKFSLQTDGNLLLYTTIYPFDTTNAPYWSTQSSIGSGFQVIFNQSGYVFLVARNGSILNYVFSNAASTRDFYQRATIDLDGPFRHYVYPKNASSSAGKWPSSWTILSFIPGNICTRIEGNTGSGACGFNSYCELGDDQRPNCRCPPGYSFLDPNDKSKGCKQGFVAQNCDAASQETESFDLVEMPNTDWPLSDYESFNPVSEDWCREACLSDCYCSVAIFRNQDCWKKRIPISNGRIDPGVGGKALIKVRRDNSTSSLNKNDNSTLILIGSVFLGSSGFLNLLLLIAAVLMFLNRRSQQRSKIVEPTSLQVTFAMNPRSFSYNELDVATGGFKEELGSGSFGTVYKGAIESEDTKLIAVKKLKEVATQGDKEFEAEVNIIGGTNHKNLVKLVGFCNENKHRQLVYEYMSNGSLASFLFGNSRRNWYKRRQIAFGIARGLSYLHEECRSQIIHCDIKPQNVLLDETFTARISDFGLAKLLKTDQSQTTTAIRGTKGFVAPEWFKNMPITSKVDVYSFGILLLELICCKRNFQIDAEGKNPVILADWAYDSYKDGNVHTLVEDEEEAVNDIKRVERFVMVAIWCIQDNPSLRPAMNKVIHMLEGAVQVSVPPDPTSFFSTSLEL
- the LOC126673808 gene encoding G-type lectin S-receptor-like serine/threonine-protein kinase LECRK3 isoform X4 is translated as MSSHCIYVKSGVSYAAMLDTGNFVLADQDSVTLWGSFDEPTDTILPTQTMDQGSELIARYSERNYSNGRFKFSLQTDGNLLLYTTIYPFDTTNAPYWSTQSSIGSGFQVIFNQSGYVFLVARNGSILNYVFSNAASTRDFYQRATIDLDGPFRHYVYPKNASSSAGKWPSSWTILSFIPGNICTRIEGNTGSGACGFNSYCELGDDQRPNCRCPPGYSFLDPNDKSKGCKQGFVAQNCDAASQETESFDLVEMPNTDWPLSDYESFNPVSEDWCREACLSDCYCSVAIFRNQDCWKKRIPISNGRIDPGVGGKALIKVRRDNSTSSLNKNDNSTLILIGSVFLGSSGFLNLLLLIAAVLMFLNRRSQQRSKIVEPTSLQVTFAMNPRSFSYNELDVATGGFKEELGSGSFGTVYKGAIESEDTKLIAVKKLKEVATQGDKEFEAEVNIIGGTNHKNLVKLVGFCNENKHRQLVYEYMSNGSLASFLFGNSRRNWYKRRQIAFGIARGLSYLHEECRSQIIHCDIKPQNVLLDETFTARISDFGLAKLLKTDQSQTTTAIRGTKGFVAPEWFKNMPITSKVDVYSFGILLLELICCKRNFQIDAEGKNPVILADWAYDSYKDGNVHTLVEDEEEAVNDIKRVERFVMVAIWCIQDNPSLRPAMNKVIHMLEGAVQVSVPPDPTSFFSTSLEL
- the LOC126673808 gene encoding G-type lectin S-receptor-like serine/threonine-protein kinase LECRK3 isoform X1, encoding MLGAVKLSARLLLPIHSNAQTNTNISLGSSLTAQNDNAFWLSPSGDFAFGFQRVDTGYLLAIWFHKIPERTIVWSANRNNLVEIGSKVQLTRDGRLVLNDQSNRLIWNANSVAGVSYAAMLDTGNFVLADQDSVTLWGSFDEPTDTILPTQTMDQGSELIARYSERNYSNGRFKFSLQTDGNLLLYTTIYPFDTTNAPYWSTQSSIGSGFQVIFNQSGYVFLVARNGSILNYVFSNAASTRDFYQRATIDLDGPFRHYVYPKNASSSAGKWPSSWTILSFIPGNICTRIEGNTGSGACGFNSYCELGDDQRPNCRCPPGYSFLDPNDKSKGCKQGFVAQNCDAASQETESFDLVEMPNTDWPLSDYESFNPVSEDWCREACLSDCYCSVAIFRNQDCWKKRIPISNGRIDPGVGGKALIKVRRDNSTSSLNKNDNSTLILIGSVFLGSSGFLNLLLLIAAVLMFLNRRSQQRSKIVEPTSLQVTFAMNPRSFSYNELDVATGGFKEELGSGSFGTVYKGAIESEDTKLIAVKKLKEVATQGDKEFEAEVNIIGGTNHKNLVKLVGFCNENKHRQLVYEYMSNGSLASFLFGNSRRNWYKRRQIAFGIARGLSYLHEECRSQIIHCDIKPQNVLLDETFTARISDFGLAKLLKTDQSQTTTAIRGTKGFVAPEWFKNMPITSKVDVYSFGILLLELICCKRNFQIDAEGKNPVILADWAYDSYKDGNVHTLVEDEEEAVNDIKRVERFVMVAIWCIQDNPSLRPAMNKVIHMLEGAVQVSVPPDPTSFFSTSLEL
- the LOC126673808 gene encoding G-type lectin S-receptor-like serine/threonine-protein kinase LECRK3 isoform X2; the encoded protein is MSSHCIYVKSVLPIHSNAQTNTNISLGSSLTAQNDNAFWLSPSGDFAFGFQRVDTGYLLAIWFHKIPERTIVWSANRNNLVEIGSKVQLTRDGRLVLNDQSNRLIWNANSVAGVSYAAMLDTGNFVLADQDSVTLWGSFDEPTDTILPTQTMDQGSELIARYSERNYSNGRFKFSLQTDGNLLLYTTIYPFDTTNAPYWSTQSSIGSGFQVIFNQSGYVFLVARNGSILNYVFSNAASTRDFYQRATIDLDGPFRHYVYPKNASSSAGKWPSSWTILSFIPGNICTRIEGNTGSGACGFNSYCELGDDQRPNCRCPPGYSFLDPNDKSKGCKQGFVAQNCDAASQETESFDLVEMPNTDWPLSDYESFNPVSEDWCREACLSDCYCSVAIFRNQDCWKKRIPISNGRIDPGVGGKALIKVRRDNSTSSLNKNDNSTLILIGSVFLGSSGFLNLLLLIAAVLMFLNRRSQQRSKIVEPTSLQVTFAMNPRSFSYNELDVATGGFKEELGSGSFGTVYKGAIESEDTKLIAVKKLKEVATQGDKEFEAEVNIIGGTNHKNLVKLVGFCNENKHRQLVYEYMSNGSLASFLFGNSRRNWYKRRQIAFGIARGLSYLHEECRSQIIHCDIKPQNVLLDETFTARISDFGLAKLLKTDQSQTTTAIRGTKGFVAPEWFKNMPITSKVDVYSFGILLLELICCKRNFQIDAEGKNPVILADWAYDSYKDGNVHTLVEDEEEAVNDIKRVERFVMVAIWCIQDNPSLRPAMNKVIHMLEGAVQVSVPPDPTSFFSTSLEL